The genomic window AActtcccacttttttttcttattttatatacctTTAACATTCTAGAAGAAATCTTAAAATAGTAAATgtacaaaattactttttatcaAAAGAATAACTATggtaaataatttttccaagctttttaaaagaaacttttaagcCAACTTTCCCTGTTGTTTAGCAGTTACTGAGTATGTTTAAGTTCTTAGGTTCTGTTTTACAATGTATTCCTTATTTGTCTccatctcatttgttttcttcttataacCTACAGTCTAGCAGtagaatatattaaattaaaaggaTTTCCCACCTCTCCCAACTCCAAAATTCATAGTCTAAAAAGTGAGCTTAAGGAAAATCTTAAGCTGAAAATGAGTATCCTTCTAAGAGCTGACAGTGTGAATTACAGACAGATTCTcaacaggaaacagactaagGAGAGCAAACTCCTTTTTAGTCCTTGAGGGATGGCTGTATAGTCTTTCCCCATTATTGTGATTCAAATATTGCTAATTCACAAATCAGGCATATTTTTATTCAGACATAAGCTCAAAACTATTTCCAGAGCAAGATAAAAAGGTTTTTGGCATTAGTCacagtatctttctttttctatccaTCACATTGCAACATATTGTTTACTGTATTTATTGGTTTCACTGGACACTTCCCCGCCTGCAGACACTATCCGCATTTCTTTCCTGCTTCTTAGTAAGATGACTCAAAAGTTCCTAATCCTTTTGGGGAAACCATAGGGAATGATTTCTGAACTACTGAAGCTTTTTCAGTAGATACCAGGAAAGAGGTAGGCAGACATGTAGTCCAGGATCATCTACTCATTGTCTTAACCAACAAGTGTATTTTGTCACAAAAGATACATCGTCAGCAAGGTTTGTGAGGAAGTACTAACACATTTCTTGACTCATGAAAATTCCACAAGCCTATTAGTCAGCACTGGAGGTAACTAAGTTTTTGCTAGTTttcatccattcaataaatattaatttaagcatctactatgtgccaggaattaCAAAGTCTCTTTGTTGTGTGACTTAGTCATCTAATTACTTCTTTTCTAAAAGTGAGACCTCAAACATTCATGCAAAGCAATGGCATGGAAATACGAatctgctgctgctactactactattgCTGACTGCTAGTCCTGTCATTTGTACAATTCTCTTTGATTTCCATGAAGAGAAACATAATACAGATATAGACAAACTGACTTACAGAAATGggtaaaaaatacttcaaaatcaGTTATTCAAGTAAAAGAAGTTagcttatataaaattataacataaaTGAATGTTAGAAAATTAGTGTCGGGGCTCTTGGGTTTAAAAATAACTTGACAGTTTTTTATAAATTGTCACcctggctttgtgtgtgtgtgtgtgtgtgtgtgtgtgtgtgtgtgtgtgtgtgtgtgttaaattgctttatctctttttcctttaagtcACTGTATAAACAACTGTGTCATTCAGGAAACCAGCAAGTTTTCTAAGCCTCAAAACAGAACTTACCGgttggttcttttaaaagaaaatatctaaagaCATTGGAGGAACATTAACCATTAAAATTAAGACCTATATGAATTCTGCCTTACAGAGAATGTTTTGAACTGACACCACCCACATATGAAGAAATAATCTATCGCCTAAGTTCATTCTAAAAGCAGTTGGTACAGAAGATCCTTGGGATAATAAAACTGGGGGTCAGTTTGTTAAAGCACTGTAATCAATGAATTGAAATACTAGCCAACAAAAGATTTCCTGTAAGTATGGAAATCTAATGTGTGTGCCGTGTAACTGAGCTGACAAGAACGATCCAGACATCAATTACTCAGGCACTTATTCAGTTGAGGCCGTACATCGCCCATAGGTGGTGCACGGGGGGCAGtaggggagagtggggagggggaaggagttGAGGGGGAAATTCCTTCCCTGGGTGCTGTGGTACAGGAACAATGCCATGTTTTGCAGGCCTGagaatttttattgtaataatgTTGATTAATCATTTGTCGAATCTCAGATGTATGATGGTCCTTTTCGGATCCTCTTTGGCTGTGTGACAAGCCACCCCAACGtagtggcttacaacaacagTTAATTATTTCTGACAATTCTGTGAGCTAATGAGAGGTTCTTCTGCTGTCATTTTGCCTGAGTTCACGTATGTGGGTGTAGCCAGAGGGCAAGTGGAATGGCTGAAAAGTCCAAAATGACCTCATTCTCCTGGAGGTGGTTCGTGCTGGCTTGTGACTGAGATTTCTGCAGGGGCATCTTgatcctccttcttcttctcctcttttaggtagtattgttttatttctcaggaGTAAAGTAAGAatagaaaggaggaaggaaggaagagagcaggacagaaagagagaggggagacaggaggaggaaagagaagaaggaaaaacaaggaaaagaaaagacaagagacTTCCACTCTCCTCCacatcccttcccctttcctttctcctctttccttctacttctctcctcccttccttcccttttctcccctccccaccccaaaacccACAAGCGTCTCCTAAACACCCTTTCAGTTCCTCTGGGTGCGGCACCTCGGCTTTCCTCGCAGAAAAATTACAGCTGACTTCCTAATCCACAGGTCCCACTGCCTGAGGGGCCATCTCATCTAAAGCGATGCCCACGCTCCAGGGGTCCCGCACAGCCAGTGACTGGTCGGTGGGAGGATCCAGAAGTCTGCCTCCCTGCCACAATTCAGAGTAACTCCAAGaggccatcccagctccagaaCGTCTCATGGGACCACTGGACTCTTCATTACAAGAGCAACTGTCCCTCTGCCCACTGCTGCATCCTTACTTCCCAACAGAGGTTAATTTTTAGAGCACTTCAGCCCACGGATCTCCTCTCAGAGTTTGATTCTAGCCAGTGTAACCTAAGATACActttctcttagaaaaaaaaaaaaatctagttccTTTTCATTCAGCCTTCAAGAAAAGCTTTGTCAGAGAAAGTTCTAAGTAAATTTGCTGCCAAAAGACCTCAACTTAGGCTGAGAGCTTCTCATCTTTGTAATCTCCATAGCATAAGAGTCTTGCTCAGGGTCTAGTGTGTAACAAGATTATCAGTAAATGTCTATACTGATATTTGTTAGATAAATGTTTATAAGAAGGGAAATgcctcatatatttttataatattatcaTGTAAGTGACAGAAAATATGGAGAGAATGTGAATGCATTGCTTCCAGAAGCTTCCTAAATAAGACTGGTAGGAAAACGTTTCTTAGAAACACTAAAAATTAATCATTCACATATAGGTGcaaagaatattaataaatatgaaaaaaataagagtgcTTAAATGATAgagttttcagtttcctcatttgtaaagggGAGTTTGAATTAGGAGACTTGGAGAAGGAACTAACATTTATCAAGAAACTGCTTTGTTCCCAGCTAGCCCTTATTGCTTGAGAGATAGATCCCACTGTACtgattctacagatgagaaaactgagggatggagagattaaataaattgccATGGTCACATAGCTAAAAGTACCCTAAACTAGATTTGAAATGCAGTTCCTCTGACCTCGCTCCTCACCACAAACCAGAAAGCAGTATCACTGGCCTCTCTTGATGGAAATGGCTCAAAtcaactgtttttctctttgtccaCCTCTACGGGTAGACCAGAAATAATCTTCATACATTTGTGTGCAGGGGAAACACACAACATGGATTTTTCAGAGGGCAAGGCGTGTTCTTGCAGTTTCTCAGTATTTAAGAAACTGGACTCTAGGCTTTGTAGAAACAAACTTTTACACCTAAACTCTAGGTCTTTCTATGTCATTATTTCACTCTGCATATTTGAAGCATGAAGAATCCTTCTTGGGAATATAATATTAGCTTTCTGAGTAAAAGCCACTGAGGCTCATCCGCCAAAATCAGAATCATGTACATTTCCTTGTCTTCCGTGACTTAGGCAGGGAGGCGAATTGAAATCCCCAGGTGCCTCTTTTGTCCAGTAAATTTCTCAATTTGCAACATCTAGGAAGGACTTCTGAAGTTATGAACAACAGGAGAGTTACCCACAGAAATTCTTTTCCTTATGCAAGAATTAAAACTGTGATAGAAAAACAAAGCCACTAGTCATATTTTATCATAGATCTTGGTCATATCTTCAGGAATTAAAGGATTATGTGAATGTGTCAGAGGAAAACAAGAAACTCTGGTAGAATGAAGGGCATTGATTATACATTGAAAATTGTCTATACTAAAGGAGGAACATCAAGTAAATTTTAGCTGAGCATTTATTTGATTCCTAGTGATTTCCTATACGGGTGTGAACTTCAGAGGGATAACAGAGTGAATATAGAAGTTAGGGGTTTGTGTGAGGACAATATAAGACATAGCCCTAGAAGAAGTGCATTAGGTTAATTTCCCCTAGATGTGTTTGCTAGTCTTTGAGTGCAAGTGGCAGGATCAATTGTAGCAGTAGGACTGGTGAGAAGTAGCTGTCATTGCAGTTCTTGTGGAAGGTTATAATTTGGTAATATACTGTGatctattttctttataaatgacCAATTATAGCATGAACATGAAAATACAACTTCGAGGATACTACAGTAAGTTCTTATTCTATGGTCTATGAacaaattaaacttataaatCTTGCTTCtgggaaaaacaaatatattgaatgaggataaagaaaaaagtaatcagtaatgtttatttcttcacaGAACTTATGTTTTACTCATCCAAAGGGCACTTTGTGTGCTTTCCTTTGTTATGATTAGGCACTTACTCAATGACTATTTTGGAGCTGATACAATAAATCAGAGATtgtttaaaacactgaaaaattgttttctttttattatttttgttgggggagaggtaggtttatttattcatttatttttaagtggaagctctggggactgaacccaggtccttgtgcacacctagcacacactctaccactgagctgtaccccacccccaccaagacAGCAAAATTTATCTTTCAAACATTTATGGTAATTTGGTTTGCTAAAAGTGTTTCCTTAGGATTAGTGTATAATTTGTAGGTTCGAGGGAAAAAATGCTATTTGAGAGAGTGAAAAAAGACCATagaaatgtaataatttttaaaaattttttgttattttgtgcTCTTTTATATTGCTGAAAAAAAACTGTCAGCCAACCCATCTCTTTGGATCTACTCTAAGtttttatatatctttgtatCTTGCTAGgtggaaagatgaaaagatttaGAATAACTTAggttatattaatatatactaataaatacaaatgtatgttAACATaagtgtatataatatattaatcCAATTAGGGAATGTGAGCATGTATACTAATTGGATTagtctctttccttttgtttccttgctATTCCTAAGAATGAGCTATTTACACAAAATTGCTATTTTAATACCAGAGAGACAGTGGGACTTGTTTAGATCCCTCATCTGTGTAAGCACCTACCATGTGTGAGGCACTATCCTGGGAACTGAAATGAACATGATGAACATGGCCCTGCCCGCATGGAATTTGCAGTGACGTTGGAACAGATGCTAAATCAATGGCCGCGTGTACGTGGTCTCTGTTGGCTCCATCGTCATGGCGGTGACAAGACGCTATGAAAGAAGAGGGCAAGGTTCTATGGCAGGATATAAATGGGGCTTTAATCTGGTTGGGGGGAAGGGTCAGAGAAGCCTTACGTGACAGGTAAACAGGCCTGGAAGGAAGGTTGGGAATTAGTCAGGTGAAAGTGTGTTATAGGTCGAGGGGACTGCACGTAACAAAGCTCTTGAATTACTTGTAGACAAGAAGGAGAAAAGATGGTAAAGGAGCTACAATTTATTCAGTACCTACCACGAGCCAGGTGACTGATTTTAAGACACTATCTGACAACCTGAAGTTTTAGGATAGTTTATTAATTCACTTACGTTAGTCTGTGTGAGCTACTGGGGatgtagaaatgaatgaaatatggtAGGTGTTCTGGGAGAACTCTTAATAGGGTTGGGTAAAAAGCcctataaacaaataaaagcaatgcAATGTTGGCTAGTCCTATAGATTCAATATTTAGGCGATGCTATAGGAACAACAAAATGGAAACCGTAAGTTCTGCTGGGAGTGCCACGGAAAACGTCATGAAGGAGGTATTGTTTGAAAGACGAATAAGCTTCCTCCTGTAGGCAGAAAAGTGGGAATGTCCTTCCAGGTAGAGACCCTACCAAGTGCAAAGGCCTGGGCCCGGAAAGAACATGACCAGTTGAGGAACTAAATTCCTCACTGCAAAAATGCTAGGGAAAAGTAAAGTTGAAGTAGAAATTCAGAGTCATGAGACAGAACCAATTTGTCCTGCTTCACAGCTCTTAATTCATGTCTAGGAAATAGAAAGCCCATAAAGGACTTAAGGTAAGGACCTCTTAcctatttacattttctaaagaaCCCAAAAGTTGTTGGATCTGTGAAGGAGTGGCTGGAAGGGGAATGAGCTCGGAGAAAGGCTGAACTAACACAAGGACATTGGGAAACGAGGGTCCTCTCTGCTAGCCAGAGAGGAACACAATTAATTTttacaagaaggaagaaagaacatgactaacttttataaatcttttattttttcccaaagaacaaaagaagtaCTGTAAACCAATGACACACTCAATTTAAAAGTGCAATTTTGACATAGTAAATGTGAtacattatgtaattttttatagCACAATGGTCAGACCTTAAAAAGATACAGTATAAGCATCTACAAATCTTAGCAGTGCTGTGCATTTTTTGAAAACTAAGTGATGAGTTTACATGCAGAGCTCAGATATGTTTTCAAAACTTTCAGAGTATAGAGTATTGTTAAGTTTGccattattcttaaaaaaaaactaaacagatgTATTCTATATAAGCTAGAAATAAGGAATTTACCTATTTCCTAGCTTCTACATCCACCCATCCAAAACATATATTTAGTGACCAGAATTATAATACTTctaataaaatagttaataaatatcataaaatcaAAGTTTAGTGAGTAAGACATGACATTATGCCATACAAAGAAGACATCAAATGTCTAAATTTATAGGAGGAGAATACATTAGTCCTTATAAAACTTACACATTTAGAAATTctaaataaggaaatatattctACACAGATAACTGTATAATACACTCAAATTTCTAATGCAATACAAATTAAACAGCTTCCTGGGGTCAAGAGTAAGGAAATTCTGTAACATATTCCCCAAGAAACAATAttataatagtacctatctcatcAGAGAGTGAGGATAACAGTTTATCTCCACATACAGCATTTTAATGAAATGCCATTCACATTTGAAACGCACAGCTCTTTCTGTAACACTAGAAGGAGTATATTCTAGAAATACAAGTCATCTTGAAAAATTAACATCCAGTAATTATGCACAATTTAGTCAATTGCCAAAGATTGCAATAGCATAGCAGATAAAGTAACAGCAAATAAGTAGGAGGAAATACTATGCTAAACACTTCATAAACTGAGCAGAAAGCTGAAGGGACAAACATAGGTTCCCTCCTGTCATCCCTCTCTCGTATGGGGAATTCATGAGGAAACCTAACTCACTGCAGGAAACAGCCTTTGTTTCTTGTCTTCACTGGGTCCAAAGAGCCCCAGAAAACCATTCTGCTGAAGAACTGGGCGGTTTTTCCAATGCTTGGTTCCTTCTCTTAATTATTCTTGTTTCcactgtggagaaaaaaaaaatgtatcagttgAACCAAATTTCCACACACCTGTCTACCCGCACCTGTTTTCAAAACAGAGTTTAGGATCAACTAAAAGCAAAGGGTGGATTCAAGACTATACTAATAAAAAATGCGTCTCAGGAATGAATTCTCCCTAACCTCCTAGGCAATCGCATCCCGAGACTGTTGATAAGGGTTTTCCCAGGACATTCTAGAACAACTTCCCCCTCTTTTCCTGAGTAACCATTTTATTCTAAGCATAGTCTGGAATGTGGTAGCCAAACCCCCTGCAGAGAATAGGACCTTTAGAAGTCCACATTTCAAGAGAGATTAAGAAACCACAAAGATGCAAGTGACAGCTACCTGTCCAGCATTTTCTGGATGATTTTCCTGATCAAAGGAGCTTCTGGGTTCAGACAGACTTCCTGTCCGTTCTTCAAGGTGGCACTGCataaggataaagaagatacaccCATGAGATACAGGGACTGAAGACCCAGGCTGGGGAGACTTCCCTCTTGCCAAGATCACAGTGAACACCAAAGCGCATGAGGACTTACATCACTTCCACCTTGGAGCACTGCGGTCCTGAGGCGATCACCTGCAGATTACTGATTACTTTCGGATGAACCCCCGTGTTGGTGGTTAAACACATGCATCGCAACTCTCTCACTACGGCTGCGACAGGACCAGCTAGGGCAGAAAGAGAGACTTCGTTATAGTTGCCAGTTGCTGGCAGAGCTCTCCCCAGCCTGCCCGCCCGAGATGCTTCCGCGCGCTCACGCCGCCGCGGCCGCCTGGCAGGCGGGGCGGCTCGGTTCCgccggcgggggtgggggtgcgtcCGGCTCGCTGGGCGCTCTCACCGCTGGCGAGGGGCCCTGGCGGCGTCAGCAACAGCAGCGCGAGCAGCGCGCACAGCGAGCCCGAAGGGCCGGAGATGCGGGCGGCGCGGCTGGGTAGGAGTCTCATAGTAGCGAAGAGAGCGCGGCGAGAGGAGTTCAGGAGGAGGGAAAGGCGCGGGGATTTGAAGCTTCGTAGCACTGTGACTTCTTCGAGTCCTGTGCATCCCTTTTATCTGCactcgccccctcccccaggcaggaAACTCAATCTTTGGGATGCTTGGGAAATTCCCTGGACTGAgaggggcgggggaaggggggctgggtggagggggctgggcagtGATGGTTGAGGAGCGCGGTTGGGAGGAGTTGCCCGCACCCGTTCCGCGGTGGACGTGGTAGCTCGCCCAGCGGTGGAAGAAGTTGCCTCTCCCGCTGAAGGCGAGGAACACGCGGAGATGTCATCCCCTGGGCCAGCCCAGGCTAGCAAAAGCCAATTTCTCCTGGGATACAGAACCTTTTCAGAGGTGCGCCTCGTCTCCATCTGAAAAGGAGGACTGGGTACAAAGTAAGCGAGAGGTTTGACTTTAGAAAAATTTCTGAACAGCCTTTCTAATTATTGTTACTCATATTATTATTCAGGAAATGTAAACCACGATTAAAACTGCACTAAACTGAAAGACCTCACACTCTCCTGCCTGCAGGCACACCATTCTGGGCTCCTCAGATAAGTTCATGATTCTCTGGACTTCAGCCAGCATTAGAAGCCAAGACAATATGATGAAAGTGTCTCTACTCCCACTTGAACTTCATGGGACGAACAGGCTCCCAAATCAAGTCTACTTACTGGAAGCCTTATGCTTAGTTTTTCAAGCATATATGTGTCAAGGTGCTTTAACAAACCTTCAAGAACCATGCAGCAAATTGCCCTGGGAAATGATGCCTTGCTTTCTGCAGTTCAATACACTATGGGATTGGAAGAGGCATGGTCTTGGTTGGGGGTGGGATAGGGTGGGCTGAGTGCAGACTATAGCAATGCCAGAGAGCCCAGCCTGTTCCAGCTGTGGCTCCAGACCAGCCAGACGTGTGGTGGACCCAATTTGGAGAAGCTGTTGAGGCTGATGGGTTTGAGGGGCTCACCTGAAGTCTGGTCTAAGGATTTGAATCAATTTGGCAGTAAGACAGCACCCACTCTGGCTTCACTCAAACAACTTAATGGGGGGGAAGGGTGACTCACGCACACAAGCTTCTGGAACCATCTAGCTTCATGATCAGTGGTGTGACCAAGCCTGTTTCCACAGTCCTTCTCCGTATGGGCCGAGCCCAGAGCTGCCCCTTGAAGTTGAGGGGTGAGGTAGCTTCTGGCTTCCcctatgtctctgtctctgtctctgtgtgtctctctcatcTGAGGAAGTAGGTAGAACTCTGAAATCTTAATGGCTAGGTCTTTCACTTGTCTAGCACCATGGCAGGCATGGCTATGTAAGCTTTCTTTCATGGAAATCTAACTAGATCCTTTTCTGGATTGTTCTCAAGACTCTTCTCCTCACAGTAGGCCAGTCAAGGCAATCAGTAAACATGATGACAATCAGAAACCAGTCAATCAGTCACAGAACAGAATTCTTTTCCTTGTCCTGCATGACCCTGGGGAATTTTCTTAACTCCTCTACACATCTTCCTTGGCAGGACATCACCTCCACTCGTGAGCAAGGAGGAGGTGTCATAGAATACTGTAGAACTTTTAGTctggaagaaaagtgaaaaaatgctCTAGGTAAGGGAGGCTGAGAGGTCTGACTTCCCTTTGTGGGAAGTTAAACAGGAAGTTCTCTGTCCTTTCCAGCTTCCTGATACCATCGGCATCATACCTGACTCAGCTCATGCAACCCTTCATTCTTCTGAGGAGTGGTAATCTGGGAAAACAGCCTTCAGATTTATTACATTGTCTTTTTAGATGTTAGAATGTATCAAAAGACAAAAGCTTCAATaatgtggagaaaataaaacttcaaaaatatgacttaaaaatCCTGGGCAATTAAATTCAACTTAACTACTGGGAATAAACCACAGTATAAGACTTCCTGTGGAAAAAAGGTTTAATGACATAAGTTATTGaggtttatatgtgtgtgtatgtatgtatatatgtatgtgtgtttagaTTCCAAATAAGTtgttttaaatacaaaagaacaTGAATTAGTTTTGGCACCAGATGGTAAGATCAGAGAAGGGCCATGAGACGTGATTTCCATGCTTCACTTGATTTGCACTCTGAATCAACTTACCATGGGTTGTTTACAGAATTTAAGgcacaaataaatatttctacagCTGGCAAGCAGATAATAGGAAGCCTGCACTAGAAATAGGCTGTTTGGCCCCCCAACCTAATCAGTAAGCAGTGTGTAACTTAACCTGAGTTCTTATTGAAATCATTCTGGTGCATTGCCTGCTTCTGGCTCCTGTCTAGACATTCCTGATACAGACCTTGTGCAAAGACAGATAGGAATGTGGATGGTCCAAAGACTCCCTACAGGTGACAATGACAGCCCCAAATACCATGGGAGGCAGGCCTCTTAAAAAGTCATCACTGCTTTGTTGAAGCCATTTGTCTTACCTATACTGTGTCCAAGTAGTAGAGAAAGACACTGTGTTATTCTTGTCCCAAGGTATAATAAAACAATCCACAAAATGACATTCTGATTGCTTGGAAGGTTTCCTGTTTGTCAAAAGCAATCAAATTTTAGTCGTAACACCTTGGAGTAATTAAATAGGAATTAAAACGTTCTTTTTGGCATGCAGGTTTCAAAACACTTTCATGTTCCTGATCCTTTGAGCCTCATATTGATTCTTTGAGGCAGCTAAGAAACATTTTCCTATCCTCATTTTTCAGCTAGGGAAAGAAAGTAAGGCCCAAGGAAGGGTTAAGAAGTAGAAAATCCAAGATTGGAAGCCAAGCAGTAGAGAATCTGCCCCAGgaaatttttaatggtttccaGATTACAAACCACTTTCTTCACAGCCGCTGGCAAACACCCCAGGGTTCTCCGCATCTGGTTAACCACTTTACTTTATTGCCCAACAACCGTATTTTAAGTTGTTGAAATCCTCAGTTTAACTACTCTTGGCCTTTGAGGCCACAACGATGTCAAACATCCAAGAGACCTACAGGTTAACCAGCCTAAAACTGTCACCAGTATTCCAAATACTTCTCTGCAAGACCAGTGCAATGTCTTGTCTTCTCTGAAAAGGTTTACTTAGACAAAGCCAATTGAAATGTATTCCTTCCACCTTCCATCTTTGAATGTCTCATATACTTGTAAAACCTAGCTCATGAGAAAGAGGTCATTATTAATTACTAGTTATTCCTGAATTTTGCTTTTGTCTCTCTCAAGTTGACTCTAGACTTCAAAATCAGCAGTGATGTCTTATATTTCTCACATGACCTCCCATTAGTTCCAAGTTCAGTAGCAGACTATGGACATTTGATGACAAAATATGATAACTTTTAATTCTGTAGCATTCTTTAAATTACAAGTGGATCTTAAAGttaaaggagaaagaatagaGTGGTTTACTGTCATTAATCATTTGAAATCCTCTATTGTGAATTGTTTTTTCCCAATGTTGGAAATTGTTTCTGGGTTATTCTTAGGGAGTAttcaaataatgttttcattCTCTGGGACCTGAACTATTGAAAAGAATGCTCAGAAGCCAGTGGGGTATTTTAtactaaatggaaaaatacatacaaCTAAAGTATCAacccaaataaatatttcatgtgacTTAGAGATTGTTATAAATGATAAGGGAAAATTCTGATTAAGTTACGCTGTGTTGAATATTAACAATGTGCGAACGTTATTCTAAACTGATCTCTTTCTACAAATCAAAGAGGCACCTaacacatttgactgtcctttatgactggattaccgcattctgttgattcttattttgtagttggctttacccctttgataactatgtaagtttaaaaagctaaagctctaatctgttcttagaaacaataattagtacatatatgtaaactaaaaaaatgtgcagtatactatatatatatatttacatgcaatataatgtgtatgtgcagtcaaatgtAATAactctacctaataaaactgaaaatgtaaaaaaaaatcaaagaggccTTTAATTATGTGATTTTAGTATTTGACTCAGAccttttcaagtatttttctgagtttttattttcttttatatccacTACTCTTTATATTACCTTCAAGCAATATTATATATTGCAGTAAGTAAAGATGTAGACATTTCATTATCAGGTTAAGTACATCAAAATATCAGTATAAGAATTTATCAATCCATTAGGAGTTCAAGTGGAAAATAGACTTACTTGCTTGCATgctcaagaaaaggaaaaagccagTTACTCTTGGGTTAACCCTGCAATACTCACGCAGTCTGTCTCCTTCCATATCAGTCTTAGCAGTTCAGTGAAGAAGCTGCTTCATTTAGGGATTAACTTTGTTTCAAAGTTGCCCCAGATTTATTGTGATATGTCAGGaatgttttcccttcttttgttcatcatctgtttttcctgctaCCCATTTCAGATTAAATCTGCTTGAGAAAGGATTAAATCAGTGAACTTTGAGTACAAACTGAACTAGGCTTCAAGCGACCATGGATGGGCTTTTCCTTGCCAGTTATTTCTTGTTCAGCTGTGCAAGCCTGGCCTgcaaaaagtatttgttgacaAGAGAtgatacataggaaaaaaaaaaaaaaaaaagatga from Camelus ferus isolate YT-003-E chromosome 2, BCGSAC_Cfer_1.0, whole genome shotgun sequence includes these protein-coding regions:
- the CXCL6 gene encoding C-X-C motif chemokine 6; translation: MRLLPSRAARISGPSGSLCALLALLLLTPPGPLASAGPVAAVVRELRCMCLTTNTGVHPKVISNLQVIASGPQCSKVEVIATLKNGQEVCLNPEAPLIRKIIQKMLDSGNKNN